A genome region from Setaria italica strain Yugu1 chromosome III, Setaria_italica_v2.0, whole genome shotgun sequence includes the following:
- the LOC101778214 gene encoding ubiquinone biosynthesis protein COQ4 homolog, mitochondrial isoform X2: MLGARVQLKGWQQAAVAFGSAFGALLDPRRADLIAALGETTGKPAFERVLQRMKNSAEGREVLLERPRVISSQVSHAWDMPQNTFGAAYAQFMGSRNFSPDDRPPVRFMDTDELAYVATRAREVHDFWHVLFGLPTNLIGETALKVIEFEQMFLPMCMLSVVGGSARFSEKQRTLFFQHYFPWATKAGLKCTDLMSVYYEKHFHEDLEEVRRNWGILPCSDPKRRGV; the protein is encoded by the exons ATGCTGGGGGCACGTGTGCAGCTGAAGGGGTGGCAACAGGCGGCTGTTGCATTTGGTTCTGCATTTGGGGCCTTGCTTGACCCTAGAAGGGCTGATCTGATAGCTGCTCTTGGGGAGACTACTGGGAAGCCAGCATTTGAGCGTGTGCTTCAGCGAATGAAGAATAGCGCAGAAGGCAGG GAAGTTCTTTTGGAGCGTCCTCGTGTTATCTCCTCACAGGTTTCTCATGCCTGGGACATGCCCCAGAACACATTCGGTGCAGCCTATGCTCAGTTCATGGGATCAAGGAACTTCTCGCCAGACGATCGCCCACCTGTCCGTTTCATGGACACCGACGAGCTCGCCTATGTTGCGACACGTGCTCGTGAGGTGCATGACTTTTGGCACGTGCTGTTCGGCCTTCCAACAAACCTGATTGGCGAGACGGCCCTCAAGGTGATAGAATTTGAACAGATGTTCCTCCCAATGTGCATGCTGTCAGTTGTCGGGGGCTCTGCAAGGTTCAGTGAGAAACAAAGGACGTTGTTTTTCCAGCATTACTTCCCATGGGCAACAAAAGCAGGTCTCAAGTGCACGGACCTGATGTCTGTATACTATGAGAAGCACTTCCATGAAGATCTGGAGGAAGTGAGAAGAAACTGGGGAATTCTACCATGCTCTGATCCCAAAAGGAGAGGTGTGTAG
- the LOC101778884 gene encoding vacuolar protein sorting-associated protein 41 homolog → MSTERRAHPPLQNGAGGDDGDDEREEEDGDEGEEELEDEAEEEEEEPRLKYQRLGGSVPAILSTDAAASIAVADRMVALGTHNGTLHILDFQGNQVKEIAAHTATVNDISFDADGEYIGSCSDDGTVAISSLFTDEKLKFEYHRPMKAIALDPNYSRNYRRFATGGLAGQVLVLTKKTWGGYHKKVLRDGEGPIHSMKWRTDLLAWANDAGVKVHDMKTDKGIAFIERPKGIPRPEFLLPHLVWQDDTVLVIGWGTSVKIAAIRTDSSQGLNGIQRTIAAVGSEKYVDIVGSFQTGYHISGIAPFGDLLVVLAYIPDEDEKEKKISTSVTSRQGTAQRPEIHLVSWKNDEVTTDALPIHGYEHYKAKDYALAHAPFSGSSNAGGQWAAGDEPLYYIVSPKDIVVAKPRDAEDHIAWLLQHDCHEKALAAVEAGQGPTELLDEVGSRYLDHLIIERKYAEAAQRCPKLLRGSPSAWERWVFHFAHLRQLPVLVPYIPTENPQLSDTAYEVALVALTTNPSFHELLLTTVKNWPPTLYSASPVISAIEPQLDSSSMTDTLKEALAELYVINSQYEKALSLYAELLKPEVFEFIEKYNLHDAIRDKVVNLMILDSKRTVHLLIQHRDIIPPYEVVEQLLHTNKKCDKRHFLHLYLHALFEIDIHAGKDFHDMQVELYADYEQRMLLPFLRTSQHYRLDKAYEIFAQRELVREQVFVLGRMGNAKEALSTIINKLENIEEAVEFVMDQHDDELWDELIRQCLQKPEMVGMLLEHTVGNLDPLYIVSLVPDGLEIPRLRDRLVKIVTDYRTETSLRNGCNDILKADCVNLLVKYYHEARRGVYMASMDEEVHGNRVDDGSSRANERSSSVRALDIKSRTRCGARCCLCFDPLPIQDISVILFYCCHAYHLSCLEGGLDLMRSNSNQDTDNGSDDEDGSPSGESRMRCVLCTTASA, encoded by the exons atgtCCACCGAGCGGCGCGCCCACCCGCCGCTGCAGAACGGCGCGGGGGGAGACGACGGGGACgacgagcgggaggaggaggacggcgacgagggggaGGAGGAATTGGAggatgaggcggaggaggaggaggaggagccgcggcTCAAGTACCAGCGGCTGGGCGGGAGCGTGCCGGCGATCCTCtccaccgacgccgccgcgtccatcgccgtcgccgaccgCATGGTCGCGCTCGGCACCCACAACGGCACCCTCCACATCCTCGACTTCCAGGGCAATCAG GTGAAGGAAATTGCTGCCCACACGGCAACTGTCAATGACATCAGCTTTGACGCAGACGGTGAATATATAGGCAGCTGCTCAGATGATGGCACAGTAGCAATAAGCAGCCTCTTCACTGATGAAAAACTGAAGTTTGAGTACCATCGCCCCATGAAAGCAATTGCTCTAGACCCTAATTATTCCCGGAACTATAGGAGATTTGCTACTGGTGGTTTAGCAGGTCAAGTACTTGTGTTGACAAAGAAGACTTGGGGTGGTTACCATAAGAAG GTTTTGCGTGATGGCGAAGGGCCAATCCATTCTATGAAGTGGAGAACAGACCTACTTGCTTGGGCTAACGATGCAGGGGTGAAAGTGCATGATATGAAAACAGACAAAGGAATTGCATTCATAGAGCGACCGAAAGGCATTCCTCGGCCAGAGTTCTTACTTCCCCACCTAGTATGGCAG GATGATACTGTCTTAGTTATTGGATGGGGAACAAGTGTCAAGATTGCAGCAATTCGAACAGATTCATCTCAGGGACTCAATGGCATACAAAGGACCATCGCTGCAGTGGGTTCCGAGAAGTATGTAGATATTGTTGGTTCATTCCAAACAGGCTACCACATATCTGGGATTGCTCCTTTTGGTGACCTTTTAGTTGTGCTCGCCTATATTCCCGATGAggatgaaaaagagaaaaaaattagTACTTCTGTTACTTCACGACAG GGAACTGCACAGCGTCCTGAAATACATCTTGTGtcatggaaaaatgatgaagtTACTACAGATGCTCTGCCTATTCATGGTTATGAACATTACAAGGCAAAAGATTATGCTCTTGCGCATGCACCTTTCTCAG GAAGTAGCAATGCAGGTGGACAGTGGGCTGCTGGCGACGAACCTTTGTATTACATCGTGTCTCCTAAGGATATTGTGGTGGCGAAACCAAG AGATGCTGAAGATCATATTGCTTGGCTTCTTCAACATGATTGTCACGAAAAAGCATTGGCTGCTGTTGAGGCAGGGCAAGGGCCGACTGAGCTTCTTGATGAG GTTGGTTCAAGATACCTTGACCACTTGATAATTGAAAGAAAATATGCTGAAGCTGCTCAACGCTGTCCAAAGTTGCTGCGAGGATCTCCTTCAGCATGGGAGAG ATGGGTCTTTCACTTTGCTCATCTCCGCCAACTTCCTGTTTTGGTCCCATATATACCTACAGAAAATCCTCAGCTGAGTGATACTGCATATGAG GTTGCCCTTGTTGCTCTAACTACCAATCCTTCTTTCCATGAACTTCTGCTGACCACTGTAAAAAATTGGCCACCTACACTGTACTCAGCTTCACCTGTCATATCTGCCATTGAGCCACAGCTCGACTCATCATCGATGACTGATACATTGAAAGAG GCGTTAGCTGAGTTGTATGTAATCAATAGTCAATATGAAAAGGCACTTTCCCTGTATGCTGAA CTCCTGAAGCCAGAAGTATTCGAGTTTATTGAAAAGTACAACTTGCATGATGCCATTCGTGATAAG GTCGTCAATCTTATGATACTGGATAGTAAAAGAACAGTTCACCTACTGATCCAACATCGTGATATCATTCCCCCATATGAAGTTGTGGAGCAGTTGTTGCATACCAATAAAAAATGTGACAAGAGACATTTTTTGCACCTATATTTGCATGCTCTATTTGAGATAGATATACATGCTGGAAAAGATTTTCATGATATGCAG GTGGAGCTTTATGCAGACTATGAGCAAAGGATGCTACTACCCTTCCTCCGTACTAGTCAGCATTACAGGCTTGACAAG GCATATGAAATCTTTGCACAAAGGGAACTTGTAAGGGAACAGGTTTTTGTCCTTGGTCGAATGGGCAATGCTAAAGAAGCTCTTTCAACAATCATAAACAAACTGGAAAACATAGAGGAG GCTGTTGAATTTGTTATGGACCAACATGATGACGAACTATGGGATGAACTGATTAGACAGTGCCTCCAGAAGCCTGAAATG GTTGGGATGCTATTGGAACATACTGTTGGCAATCTTGATCCTCTGTACATTGTCAGTTTGGTTCCTGATGGGTTAGAAATACCTCG GTTGCGGGATCGGCTTGTGAAAATtgtgacggactaccggacggAAACTTCACTGCGAAATGGATGCAACGATATACTTAAG GCTGACTGTGTGAACCTTTTGGTTAAATACTACCACGAGGCTCGGCGTGGAGTTTACATGGCAAGCATGGACGAGGAGGTACATGGAAACAGGGTTGATGATGGATCATCGCGAGCAAATGAGAGATCATCCAGTGTTCGGGCTCTAGATATTAAGTCCAGAACGAGATGTGGTGCCCGGTGTTGCTTATGCTTCGATCCTTTGCCAATTCAGGACATATCCGTCATTTTGTTCTACTGCTGCCATGCGTATCATCTATCTTGCTTGGAAGGTGGGTTGGACTTAATGAGATCAAACAGTAATCAGGATACTGACAATGGCTCAGACGACGAGGATGGTTCCCCGTCTGGTGAGTCTCGTATGCGCTGTGTATTGTGCACTACTGCCTCTGCATAA
- the LOC101778214 gene encoding ubiquinone biosynthesis protein COQ4 homolog, mitochondrial isoform X1: MVNCARDAALHMFDEMPIAMLGARVQLKGWQQAAVAFGSAFGALLDPRRADLIAALGETTGKPAFERVLQRMKNSAEGREVLLERPRVISSQVSHAWDMPQNTFGAAYAQFMGSRNFSPDDRPPVRFMDTDELAYVATRAREVHDFWHVLFGLPTNLIGETALKVIEFEQMFLPMCMLSVVGGSARFSEKQRTLFFQHYFPWATKAGLKCTDLMSVYYEKHFHEDLEEVRRNWGILPCSDPKRRGV; the protein is encoded by the exons ATGGTCAATTGTGCCAGAGATGCTGCTCTCCATatgttcgatgaaatgcctAT AGCCATGCTGGGGGCACGTGTGCAGCTGAAGGGGTGGCAACAGGCGGCTGTTGCATTTGGTTCTGCATTTGGGGCCTTGCTTGACCCTAGAAGGGCTGATCTGATAGCTGCTCTTGGGGAGACTACTGGGAAGCCAGCATTTGAGCGTGTGCTTCAGCGAATGAAGAATAGCGCAGAAGGCAGG GAAGTTCTTTTGGAGCGTCCTCGTGTTATCTCCTCACAGGTTTCTCATGCCTGGGACATGCCCCAGAACACATTCGGTGCAGCCTATGCTCAGTTCATGGGATCAAGGAACTTCTCGCCAGACGATCGCCCACCTGTCCGTTTCATGGACACCGACGAGCTCGCCTATGTTGCGACACGTGCTCGTGAGGTGCATGACTTTTGGCACGTGCTGTTCGGCCTTCCAACAAACCTGATTGGCGAGACGGCCCTCAAGGTGATAGAATTTGAACAGATGTTCCTCCCAATGTGCATGCTGTCAGTTGTCGGGGGCTCTGCAAGGTTCAGTGAGAAACAAAGGACGTTGTTTTTCCAGCATTACTTCCCATGGGCAACAAAAGCAGGTCTCAAGTGCACGGACCTGATGTCTGTATACTATGAGAAGCACTTCCATGAAGATCTGGAGGAAGTGAGAAGAAACTGGGGAATTCTACCATGCTCTGATCCCAAAAGGAGAGGTGTGTAG
- the LOC101777807 gene encoding small glutamine-rich tetratricopeptide repeat-containing protein 2 — MAVAVAGVTTTHRSYCLASAPRRAQHRRRRPATPRASGAVEVRVCTNRTCARQGGREVLAALTGLAPPRVDVSSCGCLGRCGAGPNVAASVAGSAALFGHVGTAARGAQLLEHLLGAAEFDAAAGLAAFAAREKAEAALEKGNAAEAEALLNEVIGLNACGGRHLVYRSRSKARLAIGDISGGLEDAEEALRIAPRFPQAHLLRGDALLAMGEYCAAEDAYADALDLDPSIRRSKSFKARVERLREKLVSATNP, encoded by the exons ATGGCGGTGGCAGTTGCGGGAGTGACCACGACCCACCGTTCCTACTGCCTCGCCTCCGCTCCCCGGCGGGCGCAGCATCGCCGCCGACGTCCTGCTACGCCGCGCGCGTCGGGGGCGGTGGAGGTGCGGGTCTGCACGAACCGCACGTGCGCGCGCCAGGGCGGGCGCGAGGTCCTGGCTGCGCTCACGGGCCTCGCGCCCCCGCGCGTCGACGTGAGCTCGTGCGGGTGCCTCGGCCGCTGCGGCGCGGGGCCCAACGTCGCCGCCTCCGTTGCCGGGAGCGCCGCGCTGTTCGGCCACGtcggcacggcggcgcgcggcgcgcagCTCCTGGAGCACCTCCTCGGCGCTGCGGAGTTCGACGCGGCCGCAGGCCTCGCCGCGTTCGCCGCGCGGGAGAAGGCGGAGGCTGCCCTCGAGAAGGGAAACGCGGCCGAAGCAGAGGCCCTTCTGAATGAG GTTATTGGGCTCAATGCTTGTGGTGGTCGGCATTTGGTGTATAGGAGCAG GTCTAAGGCGAGACTGGCAATAGGGGATATCTCTGGTGGGCTTGAGGACGCCGAGGAAGCACTAAGAATAGCTCCCAGATTTCCTCAg GCTCACTTATTGCGAGGTGATGCGCTTCTTGCAATGGGCGAATATTGTGCTGCAGAAGATGCTTATGCAGATGCCTTGGATCTTGATCCATCTATTCGCCGATCCAAGTCTTTCAAG
- the LOC101779293 gene encoding BTB/POZ domain-containing protein At1g50280, translated as MNELCDLKVHINGHHTLHLHQSVMCAFSGRLRTMVKQEKKKASRKEALSIKLADFPGGAEGFELVARFCYNNGRVLLCPSNLPLLHCAAVFLEMTEEVCPCNLLAQAEAFVNGLYYWTWADVLTAVKSCEPFAAAADASGLLERLISALFSKITASPETPTAIAAVGTPNRSSSSCSSSPDTVGFGRSSSTKTPESMWPCVGREWWFDDMTSLSPQTIEKVMRVLGCYGIENKNLILTRFLLHYLRAATRRPALVLCKEATLAGLADTAVHGVALVGGTAFSCRGLFWVLRIVSAVGLSKECRHKLERLMGLMLDHATLDDLLVSGDDGGVYDVNLVMRLVRVFVGSEEEADAPSQRMRKVGRLIDKYLGEISPDHALKVSKFLAVAESLPDSARDCYDGVYRALDIYLESHPALSLEDRTTLCRCLNYEKLTLEACKDLAKNRRIPPGVAVQALASQQCKLQISKPAAAAAAKEGRADPSRTTPRRVAGRASARTRSVSVDLDGGGDEKEVLRLNLQRMQSRVVELERACKEMKGQMSKMAKGKSSFGAASCHQTGGRGLPRLC; from the exons ATGAATGAGCTCTGCGACCTCAAGGTGCACATCAATGGCCATCACACGCTTCATCTCCACCAG AGCGTCATGTGCGCCTTCTCGGGGAGGCTGAGGACAATGGTgaagcaggagaagaagaaggcgagcaGAAAGGAAGCCTTGTCTATCAAGCTCGCCGATTTCCCGGGCGGCGCCGAGGGCTTCGAGCTCGTCGCCAGGTTCTGCTACAACAATGGCCGCGTCCTGCTCTGCCCCTCCAACCTCCCGCTCCTGCACTGCGCCGCCGTGTTCCTGGAGATGACCGAGGAGGTGTGCCCCTGCAACCTGCTGGCGCAGGCGGAGGCCTTCGTGAACGGGCTCTACTACTGGACCTGGGCCGACGTGCTCACCGCGGTCAAGAGCTGCGAGCCattcgccgcggcggccgacgcctCCGGCCTCCTCGAGAGGCTCATCTCCGCGCTCTTCTCCAAGATTACTGCCAGCCCAGAGACGCccaccgccatcgccgccgtggGGACGCCGAACCGCTCCTCGTCGTCATGCTCCTCGTCGCCGGACACGGTGGGCTTCGGCCGGTCGTCGTCCACCAAGACGCCGGAGTCGATGTGGCCCTGCGTGGGCAGGGAGTGGTGGTTCGACGACATGACGTCGCTGTCCCCGCAGACCATCGAGAAGGTGATGCGAGTGCTCGGGTGCTACGGCATCGAGAACAAGAACCTGATACTGACGCGGTTCCTGCTCCACTACCTCCGCGCGGCCACGCGCAGGCCGGCGCTGGTGCTCTGCAAGGAGGCCACCCTCGCCGGCCTCGCGGACACGGCCGTGCACGGCGTGGCGCTCGTCGGCGGCACGGCGTTCTCGTGCCGGGGCCTCTTCTGGGTGCTGAGAATCGTGTCGGCCGTGGGGCTGAGCAAGGAGTGCAGGCACAAGCTGGAGAGGCTCATGGGCCTGATGCTGGACCACGCGACGCTGGACGACCTCCTTGtctccggcgacgacggcggggtCTACGACGTGAACCTGGTCATGAGGCTGGTCAGGGTGTTCGTGGGCTccgaggaggaagccgacgCGCCGTCGCAGAGGATGAGGAAGGTGGGGAGGCTGATCGACAAGTACCTCGGGGAGATCTCGCCGGACCATGCATTGAAGGTGTCCAagttcctcgccgtcgccgagagCCTGCCGGACTCGGCCAGGGACTGCTATGACGGCGTGTACAGGGCATTGGACATCTACCTCGAG TCGCACCCGGCACTGTCCCTGGAGGATCGCACGACGCTGTGCCGGTGCCTGAACTACGAGAAGCTCACCCTGGAGGCGTGCAAGGACCTGGCCAAGAACCGGCGGATCCCGCCGGGCGTGGCGGTGCAGGCGCTGGCCTCGCAGCAGTGCAAGCTGCAGATCAGCaagcccgccgctgccgcggcagcCAAGGAAGGCCGGGCCGACCCGTCCCGGACGACGCCGAGGAGGGTCGCCGGCCGCGCGAGCGCGCGCACCCGCAGCGTGAGCGTGGacctggacggcggcggcgacgagaagGAGGTGCTGCGGCTGAACCTGCAGAGGATGCAGAGCCGGGTGGTGGAGCTGGAGCGGGCGTGCAAGGAGATGAAGGGCCAGATGTCCAAGATGGCCAAGGGCAAGTCCTCCTtcggcgccgcctcctgccaCCAGACCGGCGGCAGGGGCCTGCCGAGGCTGTGCTGA